The following are from one region of the Mixophyes fleayi isolate aMixFle1 chromosome 7, aMixFle1.hap1, whole genome shotgun sequence genome:
- the LOC142098564 gene encoding uncharacterized protein LOC142098564, translated as MSGCLSGTGVHINKVNKNVFSTCLSRSNNDKLETLLKDLGESQAVEAEEVWMKQELERKCDIFEAREELLSSLLSSYMRGNDLLKSRVTRLRLLATEQEIINRHLREWQPQPDAPSLVKPVEQAAPSPAELVKAEVEWELQPKKMRQKEQKRSSFAGLRLLCNIIFHLMRWSCKLLFLLLLIYMVLQSTGSFATNCRCFTRGLMEAMELLLRPYLILKVEGQIPT; from the exons ATGtctggctgtttgtctggcactggtgtacatataaataaggtaaataagaatgtattctctacttgtctatccaggtcgaataatgatAAGCTTGAGACCCTGTTGAAAGACCTGGGGGAGAGCCAAGCAGTGGAGGCGGAGGAAGTTTGGATGAAGCAGGAGTTG GAAAGAAAATGTGACATATTTGAGGCaagagaggagctgctatcaagcctg ctcagcagctatatGCGGGGGAATGATCTGCTGAAGAGTCGTGtcaccaggctgcggctgctggccacagagcaggag attatcaacagacacctgcgggagtggcagccgcagccagatgccccttctct gGTGAAACCTGTGGAGCAGGCTGCCCCATCTCCTGCAGAGCTGGTGAAGGCTGAAgtg GAGTGGGAGCTGCAGCCGAAAAAAATGAGACAAAAggagcagaaaaggagcagctTTGCAGGACTAAG attgctgTGTAACATCATTTTCCatctcatgcgctggtcctgcaagctgctCTTTCTGCTCCTGCTAATATACATGGTCCTGCAGAGCACTGGAAGTTTTGCCACCAACTGCAGATGCTTCACAAGAGGGCTGATGGAGGCGATGGAACTACTGCTCAGGCCCTACCTTATTTTAAAGGTTGAGGGCCAAATTCCAACCTAA